The genomic stretch cctcaaggcgttcaacaacagttacttggcttaacccggcgtttcgacgccgggtctcccggctagtctctttaataatagccgtcgtctgtctgtctctgcgcaacatggcggagcaagtagcgagacccgccgaaaatccccgcggccctgcagctttatttcgaatccccggcagaccccgtttttctcccggccttgctttgccgctcattgtaataaaccaatcacgaggctccattttcactaatgaccaatccaagtgcttcgcggcctcaacatgccgacgggaggaaacatgctacccctacgaaggccattttggtttggaagtgatggtgtgaagtttgtaggtttcctttcaatcctccttatttcttctgagtactttttatcctataggattatttagtttgttttcacatgttaaggtgaatatttcatcacgttttctagctacgtataaatcttgaacataccaattttaagtttttggctagctacaaaacgtacattttgaggcagctagctatagctagctttatttatttctatatatacttttaaagcttttattcagtttggtatactattatttatttttatgttgaagttgggtctacctagctagctcctcttttagctacatcctgctaaaaagtgaaagtagccaaatgcagtttggctgcaagtgaaagtagccaaatgcagtttggctgcaacacaattcttaacaattcttatgctaaatgcagttggcagcggccacttttattactgatttaaaaattcattatgcaaaataaaattgctgagtaattttttaaactgaaccgggttaatgccaggctgttcactgatttcttttaaaaccgaaggatttttggaaaatggtgttacccctatgctcatgtatgacacgattcacctgttaagcgctcagcctggtgttaacgacgggctgtttcctgtgtttttatttaaaccgttgtgataaattttatttggaaaattttattaagCCTGTTACTCATGTATGACACAATTTACATGTTAAgtgctcagcctggtgttaatgACGGGCTTTttccgtgtttttatttaattcgttgtgataaagtttttttacctgcaataaacattcaacctggtgttaacaacagggtgttttgtgtgttttttatttaaattgaagttgcgataagtttttttgggaaaaggctattatggctataacgcatgtgtgacaccatttacctgtactaagtgctcagtccggtgtcatgattaatttgttaaggtttactgaaacgtactccgcaaaataaaataatattgactattttcttttcttatgacggggtaacaacaggttgtaaactgtgtttttatttcggttaaagttgcagtaaagttatatatatacaattattttaaaaagtacattacaaCCGAAACACTATAATGTGGTGTGAGCTTTACTCAATTCACGACATattctgcatacctgtactagagcACTCCAATTAtggagtttttttagtttttttatgggGTAACGACTGGatttttcctgtgttttaagttaaaccgaaattgcagtaaagttttttatgaaaagggtattatgcgtTCTCGGCCCACTGTCATGATtaagttttgaacttttacggaaacttattccgcaaaataaaataatattgcccagttgtttttgctatggccgagtaacaacggtttgtaaactgttttaattcagcttttgttgcgggaaattatttttttttaaaatatcttacagtcgcaacactgcaATGGTGTGTGCcctccacttgatttacgacatactgcatacccgtactaaagcgctccacctcacCGGGTCGCACAGTTTGcggttcttattaagcgctcctcaaggcgttcaacaacagttacttgtggcttaacccggcgtttcgacgccgggtctcccggctagtctctataataatagccgtcgtctgtctgtctctgcgcaacatggcggagcaagtagtgagacccgccgaaaatccccgcggccctgcagctttatttcgaatccccggcagaccccgtttttttaccggccttgctttgccgctcattgtaataaaccaatcacgaggctccattttcgctaatgaccaatccaagtgcttcgcggcctcaacatgccgacaggaggaaacatgctacccctacgaaggccattttggtttggaagtgatggtgtgaagtttgtaggtttcctttcaatcctccttatttcttctgagtactttttatcctataggattatttagtttgttttcgcATGTTAAGGtaaatatttcatcacgttttctagctacgtataaatcttaaacaaaccaattttaagtttttggctagctacaaaacgtacattttgaggcagctagctatagctatctttatttattcctattcttttaaagtttttattcagtttggtatattgttctttatttttatgttgaagttgggtctacctatctagctccttttagctctacctctggctaaaaagtgaaagtagctaaatgcagttataggcagctaccaattttattactgctatgaaagcttatgctgaaaaataaaattgctgagtatatatttttttaactgaacttgatattgacaggcggtttcctgattttttttaaactgaagtcgcgataaagtttttttaaaaatggtgttatgcctatactcatgtgcgacacagtctaGCTGTACTAAGCGCATAGTCCGgtggtaacaacgggctgtttcctgtgtttctgtttgaccgaagttgtgataacattttttacagaaaaaaagtacacactgtttacctatactaagcactcagcttaacatttttttgaacttttctcgggaacattccctgaaaaataaagaaggttggCCAGCTGCTTTCGCTATGATGGGATAACATTGAATTGTAATCtgggtttttattttacctaagttgtcgaaagttattttttgaatagtatattacaccggaaacaccataaagttgtgtgcacttcacttgattttctacacactatatggctgtactaaagcgctttacctgaatgtgtggcacagttgacggttcttattaatcactcaatctggtgtttaacgctgggtaacacagctacttgtggcttaacccgccGTTTCAACAGAATGTatcctgtgttttgtaaaccaaagcttcaatagtttttttaaatagggTCTTAAGCCTAAACGCATGTGTCGCACGATTTATCTGTACTAGGTgctcagtccagtgtcacaattaatttgttaacctttactgaaacttatttcgcaaaataaaataaaattgaccaattgtttttcctatgacggggtaataagtggttgtaaattgtgtttttattttggctaaagttacagtagagttatattttcaaaaatacactacagccgaaacactatagtgttgtgtgcgctttactcgattaacgacatactgcgtacctgtactaaagcgctccacctgaccgtgtagtacagtttacggctcttattaagcgctccacatagtgttcaatggcgggtcacaccttgacttgtggcttaccccggcgtttcgacgccgggtttcccggctataATATAATAATTCTCGTTAGGATTATGTTTGGTACTGGAAACGTACAACACagctttgtttcatcaagaagaatctaTTTACATGTTTTGCTTACGTGAATAATCCAATTTtccgattttttcggattttagccaaaaaatggaaaaaaacggatttttgggcaatttttggcaatttttcatacgATCGATgtgaaaaccggaaaatatgttaaataacttttattaagctttcagaaacttcaaacagaaattCGCTGTGAAActatagtcataagaaaaaaagatagtctggaGGCCGGCGATGGTCCATTGTTTAGCCTTTAGCTAATTATTTAGCTGGCGTCCAGACCTCCGAAAGTACACAAGAAGGaaaattgattttgtttttttcttaacagaacttacttagttttttaaaattaaaaataacaaaataataacagtTAGTTTATACTTAATGTTAGGCTGAGAAGTCAATTGATGGTCAGTGTGAGACTCGTTGATATTTTTACATAGAATTTACGATCGCTTCAAAtggattgttgttgttttttccagGCTTTTCTTAGCATTTTTGACGCTTCTTTTCGACACCATATCGAATCAGTTTTTTGCctgcataaaaaataatttgcaaaattaacaAAAGATATTACTAAAATATAACGTAACATAGAAATAATAAACCATGAAGTCTGTGAATGACAAACTTTAAAGTCTGGGGAATAAACTATATCTCGTATTATAACGGATGCCTTACAACCAGTTTTCTTAGTATTCTGAAAAAGTGTTCTAGGTTTGAATACGTGATCGGCATTCAAAAAGCTTTGTAGATGGAAATAGTTCTTCAAATTAAACACTATTGTTTTCAGATTTAGGAATATATGCATAACAGTCACTGACTTTGTTTCGCAATGCTTCGTTTCACTTTTGTTTGTGAGAAATATTCCGTTCAATACACCATGACAACAATCCATGTATTTTGCGCCCAAGATTACAAATGGGGTTCCGTTAAATGTCAGCTGTTTACCTTTTCCGTTGTCTATGTCTTAAAATTGGATCTTGTGATTTacgatgtttattttttctttcattaattgaatttccgcgcccgaaggcataggaaattctttaaaaccgtcgtttttttctttcggagcattttttgagaaaaaatcgaccctgggatttcacgttgctccgtcacagatgtaaacttcgtacccaagctccttaactactgggaagtctcgtattgacgtttcaggctaaaattggtatttgttttcgacaaaatttggcacatttaacaaaaaaagtatgctgaacataatggtcacataataattttgattttggtcacctaaatgtcattttaggccaaaattggtccaaaaattagaactactttattttcaacaaaatttggcacagttaacaaataaagtatgctgaacatgatggtgacatcaaaattttggttttttgtcaccttaaatgtcattttaggccaaaattggtccaaaaattaaaactacttcattttcaacaaaaattggcaaagttaacaaaaaaagtatgctgaacataatggtgacatcaaaattttgatttttgtcacctaaatgccattttaggccaaaattggtccaaaaattaaaaccacttcattttcggctaaatctggcacagttaacaaataaagtatgctgaaaattattatggtacaaaagtttgattttttgtcacctaaatgtcatttcagaccaaaatttatccaaaaattaaaactgctttattttcgacaaaaattgacacagttaataaaaaaagtatgctgaaaatgatggtcacatcaaaattttgattttttgtcaactaatgccgtttaagaccatcaaCGTTCAattgcaagactttcaaccatgaatgataggctgtattttttgttagcaatttcttttaaagtgtgagttttatgacacgtttcgttttgtttgcgtttgttgtaagatataatgtcactggtgtgctttatcttcagaggttcatgcaccaaacaggggcggatctagggttaggcagcctaggcaattgcctaagcctagttttgtgaactagaaaaaaaattctctatagatagaataatctataaaaaaaactaaattatttttatcaatttatttttggcatccgccgatttcgactatgacgatgcgcggcgtgcgtgttttattttactcaaataagcaaacccggggcgatcttaggcaaaatgtctattcgcctaaaacgtccgcgggttttaaagttccgaatgaatgaaaatcacagatggaagaaaaaacgcctaaaacgtccgcgggttttcaagttccaatgaatgaaattctggaatgtgaagaaaaacgcctaaaacgtccgtgggttttaaagtttaaacgcctaaaacgaccacgggtacggttacatggagtggatgtttctttttcaacatggtttacctggatcaggtccaattgcagggagcacttcaaatgtctagaatattaaagcaattgtatgccacctaagttaaataaagaagttttgaatttggaaaccttttcagatattgaaaggattggaaatgctggagagaagtattttggccacgtgtgccgtgttgttgtctcaaaccaaacctttatcttcctctgcaagagacaataaattcagtaatacttgaaatattttagttttagctgctcctgaattttaggcacttttgtgtcaagaactattcttaaaagtggtaaaccaccagatgttcttacaaaacgtgtaatttaaatctttttcttatcaaaacaaaaggttttaacttggccttgatcaaatgcattgtttataaacataaaagcccaatgctaaacgagatagctaactgaggcaatttatgtcaacactgtcttggcggtcgagagatgttttgatgtgtatgttaaattcggtatagagtattactagctacctgtatgtgtattagttggaattttgttagttttttttctttaacgtcttaagggtcactggcttcgtgtaggctttgtgtagccgtttatgcaactgtgtatctttgtttctgttagggagagaatacattcttgtaagataactaagggacagctctttcatgaacgcaaaagtccaagctaaatgttaatagatctgcagatcccctttccctcccctaaacatcaaatcagaaaaggtaatctttgaatgttgtcagtccttgaaaccataagcactcggccatgtgtccctgctaagcaggtagacactaaaagttattaatactttctgttctctaagaaatcgatgtatacagtatgagatataattaaacggcaaaggattctacctcgtcccaccgccaaatttatacgcttagcatatacttttttattgtgattgtccctaagaactttgactttgtgggaacttttaaacagtgcattttatatgcaatctcccactgctcattttaaaacttttaagaacacgagaagatctctttgactttcccatgttacttttaattgtaataaaattgctaaaaacaaaagaatgaagcaatacctaatctaagaatagtccaagtttgttttataatatttcttattctcatcttgctgagcaatacaacgtatataattttgttttaggataagatattttgatgtcaccctggtacctaagatgaatattcttctaacaacgaaaatcaccatcaattaaaagaacacagatttgttaatccttataatattggaaaactgtaaacaatggatatatatctggtataatccacaaagttgtgtttcataagaggaactaagaaggtgaaaaaaatcaatcaaaataacttgtattttgatgtcaccctggtacctatgatgaatattcaagtaaataacacagaagatttgttctgaatccttataatattggaaaactgtaaacaatagatatatatctggtataatccacaaagttgtgtttcataagaggaactaagaaggtgaaaaaaatcaatcaaaataacttgtattttgatgtcaccctggtacctatgatgaatattcaagtaaataacacagaagatttgttctgaatccttataatattggaaaactgtaaacaatggatatatatctggtataatccacaaagttggtgaaaaaaatcaatcaaaataacttgtgaatattcaagtaaatcatagaaatgattttcacgtaaaacatatacagatcgaaacaagaattgcatgttaaaaaacgttctgttacagactgtaaactaacaaaatgtcatgtcaacttatgggtatgagtaggatttgtatatatgttgctttttatatgagaatcttcataattggcttatagttactaaaactttcttaaagattttacagtattaaaatattttttaaacatagttgacagggacatgtaagggtaaataatatgagacatgttaaatgttttgatgttatttttctaatttctaactcttttctggcttaataaactgcctttctcttgtgggaatttcatagcattaaaattaatgcttaatagaaattggtgcaaaactacaccagtaaccctaatgctaaactgtattaacttcatgaagaggtgattactatatactttttgtacacgtttattatatgttgcgatcttacactgtaagtctaactggaaatctttcattcttttatatgctggttttctttgtgcatttgcaggttcttaacacagactataattttccaaacaatatttctacgttgcactactgttgactatctattcctaaaattgtcttgtaatgtaattttttgttgtattgttagttattagacttattgcatgttttgaaatgaagcaaatccccaacttattacttgttctcgtattatgtgcgtaaaacgaaaaaagatgctaagatacttaataccagtatgtgattcaaagaaattatggaaacgctaaccctgttttaaatcgaatttgctaaccggacgcattttccatccgcatgttttaacaaggataaagtggtaaaactacgggggttactgttatttgtttggctataaaaaaactttcgtttctaatctagaaggattcttaataactaaaaaccttacttttgggaaaattttagttccttttacagcaaaaacacaaaacggccgatttacctcgtacaacaccacaacccttgacattactttgccaaaaaatctatgaaattttgcctaaccaaaaaaaattcctagatccgcccctgccaaaccccttcgaatgtttggcacaataacacaacgaattagcaggttttcatcaaattttttggtagcgcgcggaaattcttagagcccccagggcttcttgttagtTTTTATTCGCGATAGCTTTTTAAAATTCTTCATCACTTGATGAATCTAAAAAAAGAGAAGTTTTATAGGACCATTTTTTTCTAATGTAATATAAGAGAACAAGCAATTTTTTCTAAACTTACCTAACGAGATTGGATTATGATTAACCTCCGCCATTTAGTTGGTAAAAAACAACAATCAGAGCAAGTACATACTAACAATAacatataataacaaaaaaactgtacttttattaagttttattaaTCAGCCATATATATTCTTCTTGTCCTTTCCAATCTGTTTTCCTCCAACGCGAAAATGAAGGCGATTTGATCGCGaaacgtttttaaatgaaatgaaataaaataaaataaaaaaacacgagTTATCAATCTTATATAAATAGCAAATCTTACATTTTTCtactaaatagaaaaaaacacgTGCGCAAAATTTTATGTTGATGTTTTGCTTTGTTCAGTATTTTTTAAGTTTGCCTTATGTTCGGCATTTCCCCGGTGCAAGTGCgacatgataaaaaaatatgaccCACCAATCGACTCTTGTAACTAATTTTTTCCTCTATGAAAGGGTAGCCATTTTGATGAAGTTGTGTACTTTCGGCGGGTCGTCGAACTTTCCTCAGCCTTGCGCGCGCAAGACAATATTGACGCAAACAAACGGCCACCCGGCTCCAAacaagtaattgaattttaagcagatagtggcatttcgTACacatttcaagcttttgatgacgtcatagaaaatatgctgacgcaagcaaaaatttattgctgccattttgtaccttttatgacgtactataggtgtgccaagtttgattcaatttggacaagcctatgaaaagttattaagggaggggggggattccgccccccccccccccctccaaccgaatagggttaacaaagCTGAACAGGGCTTGGCAATGCTGGAAGGGCTAGTACATAATGACCCGCTAAAGCATAAATCAGCACTAAGCATCTAAATGGCTAGCAATGTTACGAAAACAACTAAGTAATAAAGCAAGATAATATCGAGAAGAGAAAAGCTTCCTCTCATTCGATCACTTCTTTTTCTGCGTCTTGCACGTACTGCACTGGAACGAAATATGTGGCGGAATTGGCGATCTAAAAAGGATTGGATATAATCCGCGATTCGTATTTCTTTACATTGCAGCGCCGCTAAACATATGATATAAAGTTCAGCTCTTTTAACATTTCGACGACTAATAAGATCGCATATGGAACAAACAAACATTCTAACGAATGTGTGAATAATTTCAAAGTTATACCAATAAAATCTTAGTTGTTGAAGAAACGTTTACCAGTTACTATGTTAAGTCCTTTTTCTTTTCGCATCCAAACTATAGAATGTACGTCAGACAGTCTTTTGCTTGAAGATTTGAATCCTATTACCTAGTGAAATTGATCTCGGCCACAGAAGCTATTAAAATTGATGAACTAAATCTTTCTTAGGAGATATATTTGCACAATTCGTCCTCAACATACCTGGTTCGAGGTGGGCTTTGACTTTAAAGTcgcatattctttttttattagaaatacgatttttttattgtgattttggTCAGATCACGCCCAGTCCAGTAAATTACAATAACGGACTGTTATGGACAAATAAGGAAAATTATCAAACCTAATTAACCTGGCTCGATAAAATCCTTGAATATACAAATTGTAAAACTGGCTCAGAAAATTGCAGCCATGACtctttattgtttctttttaaaagtagTCTTCAAAACCATCGTTATTTTCCGTTTGATTGTTTGTCATGCTTATTCAGACTGATCAATTTGTTTTAGCTGTGCTTTGAACAAAATGTTGCTTATGTCATGTTTTGCAACGCATTTTTCGCGCTTGTCTAGTTTCCTCAGCTGGCTTACAATCATTGCTGCAAACAAGTCATCGTCATCTTTCAGCACCTTTGTTTCGTACACTAAAGAAGGTTGCGTTTGTGAAACAACGTCGGAACACCCCATCCTAGAAATTTTCGGGTGTGTGCTTTCCTCTTGTATGTTTGTAATACTTCGTTTCCTCAAGTCTACCATTTGAACTTGTGTTGGCAAAGAAGACAGTGAAGAAAGTCTCTCATTACCACGTTCATATGTTACTTGATTATCGGCAGCCGCATATTTTGATAAAACATATCTGCCAATAGATGCCGGTACTTGATGGAAACCCATTTTATGCTGACTGTTTTCGTTTTGTTCGCCACGATGCTCACGGATTATAGTTTCTGTTTGCGCCGCTTGAGCCGGATCATCCTCAGTTGCTTCATCATTTATGTACTCATCGTAACAACGTGTTCCATCAACTAATTTTGAAGACCGAAAACGAATGAATGGCTCAAGCCATTTCATGAACGAATACTTCTCCAAGTCACGCTGGCACTTGTGTACAAATTCTGGAGAGCTTGAATTGTGTGACGCTCTTTTGTAATTCATTTTCTTCTTGCTGTACCGTTTTTTCAACACTTCAAATAACCTACACGCTTCTTCACCTGCAAAAAAGACCGGAAATAAACCTGTACAGTTTTACCAACATATACAAGGTTAAAGTAAAGCTGGATACAGGTAAGAAATTTATTCTTGGCTGGCAGCTATCACCTTTATGCTAACctacaatcttggacaaaaatattaagacgAAGGCAGTGTTTTACTCATTATCCAAGTATGGACAAAACTGTCAAACAGTCATTGCTCTTTCATAACGAAACGAACTCCCTAAACACTAGGTCACTCGCCACTTTCGTTTGATTTTTATATCATTGGCTTTTGAAGAAAGATTAGCACAGTATTATGCATACTGTGCTAATAatgcataaaaatttagataattccAATTTTATAATTCCAGGAATAAATGCAAATACTCTTCAATTTCGCTTACGACACCATAACTACAATCCTGTTCATAAGTTTTTCGGAAATTTTCGGACGTGGAAAAACAGCATCGCCTGCCGAATCCTCCACTGCTGAAAGGGTAAGAAAATTCATCTTTGGTAGATGTGTAGGGCGGGTGAGAAACAATTAACGCTACAGGCCAGCGAAGATTCAAGAAATCTCAAAATATggttatgctgacgtcagcaagaattTTTTGCGATTAAACATGTGTAAATGTGAACAAATTCGCGAATTCACGATTACAGCGTTTCTGGAAAAAGACAAAGGTTAGTggaaatcttaaaattttttttgtttgtatcaCTTCTATTGGGGAGTAAAAGCGTTGGGTCGAGGTTGTTAAAGTTCTGTGACAATTTTATAAAATCACTGTCAGCGCGCTAACAAAAAAGCTCGTGAACTATTTGCGGTATAGCGACAAATACAGTCAAATGGAAACGAGCCATTAAGTAATGTAACGCCATTATTATTCGTAAGATGGCGTAAAAAGTAATAgtatttgtatttgtttttcatATAGCTTTGGCAGGCGAGTACATTGTCTCACATTTGAAGCAACCACTTCTTTTTGCGGATGTTGCATGCACCTATGGCAAccgtcaacctcgttcccaccgcctgttgtctcttttatatATACAAGATTGCCTAGGAAAGAAGTTCAGCAGCCGTTCTACTCAGAGATAAAATACGGTAATTTTCACAGTGACTGTGTTAGTCTatttcaaataatattttttaaaaacagcctGAGTAGCTTGTCGTTGCCAACAAAGTCACCAAGcattttatctatttttgtGAATTAAGTTTTCTAAGCGAGATTACCAGGTAAGAATTGTCCGAGAGGAGCAATTATCGAAGGTTAtcctaataaaaaaatgttgttttgtatattttagaGAGAAAGTGGGATAGGGAGAAGTTTTCACCACTTACCAGTAGAAATACCCTCACATTTTTTTGCCACTTCTCGCCAAGATGTGTTAAGGGGGTCGTTGATTCTGCTGAAACCTTTATCGCTTCTATCGTACAGACTAGGGTAATCGCTCACAATCTTAGCGAGTATTCTATCCTGATCCAGGGTGGTTTGTGCACTTCGCTGATTCGTGTTGCTAGCAACAGCCGTAAAACTCTCGTCATTTGTTTGTTTCCAGGCTTCTGTTTCCATAATATTGTTATTATGCTCGCTTTCCTTATCGACTTTTTCTTTCCCACTCTCGAGAATATTGTTACCGTGTACGGTTTTCT from Hydractinia symbiolongicarpus strain clone_291-10 chromosome 12, HSymV2.1, whole genome shotgun sequence encodes the following:
- the LOC130622475 gene encoding uncharacterized protein LOC130622475; this translates as MSCADEKTVHGNNILESGKEKVDKESEHNNNIMETEAWKQTNDESFTAVASNTNQRSAQTTLDQDRILAKIVSDYPSLYDRSDKGFSRINDPLNTSWREVAKKCEGISTGEEACRLFEVLKKRYSKKKMNYKRASHNSSSPEFVHKCQRDLEKYSFMKWLEPFIRFRSSKLVDGTRCYDEYINDEATEDDPAQAAQTETIIREHRGEQNENSQHKMGFHQVPASIGRYVLSKYAAADNQVTYERGNERLSSLSSLPTQVQMVDLRKRSITNIQEESTHPKISRMGCSDVVSQTQPSLVYETKVLKDDDDLFAAMIVSQLRKLDKREKCVAKHDISNILFKAQLKQIDQSE